The Pyrococcus horikoshii OT3 genome includes a window with the following:
- a CDS encoding DUF1972 domain-containing protein: MELEKPRIAIIGLRGIPSKYGGTETFVEELTSRLKDAFKFYVMHEDTKFFEDEYNRIIRVHSPAIESKSTSIPSINDFTNTAYMLANHEKDIELFYFLGPDSSLAAILARLRGKKVLINPDGVEWRRLIKRSYFVPFYLFPIYFATIIYMYFMEYLSCKLPDIVVADSLGIKEHLEKRHKPRRVVYITYGARELISSEFSVEEEKEILSRFNLEPLGYYLTVARIVAENNIHMEIEGFKKANSTKKLVIVGNFNEKDPYSKYLFNLAKDNENILLLDPIYDKKVLGVLRKNCFAYIHAYEVGGTNPSLLEQMLFKRPVLAYDVPFNKEVLQEGGIYFKDAEDLANKIEMLERGEFDLRLIKKTQIKRIKRQYNWEKVAREYEKLFNIALKSL; encoded by the coding sequence GTGGAATTGGAAAAACCTAGAATAGCGATCATTGGACTGCGCGGGATTCCCTCGAAATATGGGGGGACAGAAACGTTTGTAGAGGAGCTTACGTCAAGATTAAAGGATGCTTTTAAGTTTTATGTTATGCACGAAGACACCAAGTTTTTTGAAGATGAATACAATAGAATAATAAGAGTCCACTCACCCGCAATTGAGAGCAAGAGCACAAGTATCCCTTCAATAAACGACTTTACCAATACAGCATACATGCTCGCAAACCATGAGAAAGATATTGAGCTTTTTTACTTTCTTGGGCCGGACAGTTCCCTGGCAGCGATATTGGCAAGGCTTAGAGGGAAGAAAGTTCTTATAAACCCTGACGGGGTTGAGTGGAGGAGACTAATAAAGAGGAGTTATTTTGTGCCGTTTTATTTGTTTCCAATATACTTTGCTACCATAATTTATATGTATTTTATGGAATACCTTTCATGCAAACTTCCCGATATAGTGGTTGCCGATTCTCTTGGGATTAAAGAGCACTTAGAAAAGAGACACAAACCCAGAAGGGTCGTCTACATTACCTATGGGGCAAGGGAGCTAATTTCTTCAGAATTCTCGGTAGAAGAAGAAAAAGAGATACTTAGTAGGTTTAATCTCGAACCTTTGGGCTATTATCTCACGGTAGCGAGGATAGTTGCGGAGAACAACATTCACATGGAGATTGAAGGATTTAAAAAAGCTAACTCAACAAAGAAGCTTGTCATCGTTGGAAACTTCAACGAGAAAGATCCATACAGCAAGTACCTTTTCAACTTAGCCAAAGACAACGAGAACATACTATTGCTTGATCCGATTTACGACAAGAAAGTTTTGGGAGTTTTGAGGAAGAACTGCTTCGCCTACATCCACGCCTATGAAGTTGGAGGGACAAATCCCTCCTTGCTTGAGCAAATGCTGTTTAAGAGGCCTGTATTAGCTTATGACGTACCTTTTAATAAGGAAGTCCTGCAGGAAGGAGGGATATACTTTAAAGATGCTGAAGATTTAGCCAACAAAATAGAGATGCTTGAGAGGGGAGAGTTCGACTTAAGACTTATAAAGAAGACTCAGATTAAGAGGATAAAGAGGCAGTACAACTGGGAGAAGGTTGCGAGGGAGTATGAGAAACTTTTTAATATTGCCCTTAAAAGCTTGTGA
- the aglJ gene encoding S-layer glycoprotein N-glycosyltransferase AglJ, with amino-acid sequence MERNITPEDVTILIPTKNEEEGIGWVIEEFKKLGYNNILVIDGHSTDRTREIAKEKGAKVVLQTGKGKGQAVAEAFKLIDSEVVVLIDGDGTYDPKDVEKMLEPIRRGIAEHVIGNRLENFEDGAFTRLNLIGNKIFNALFRFLYGVPVYDMLSGYRAFTKELYKSVELKKHGFEVETELTVETVAKGFRIAEVPINYYKRKGKANLHPIKDGWRIGKAIIELLVRYNPAKYLYFLGGLFLLLGLITGVYVVYEWFHHVSHDLLAIVVAILVLGGVQFIAVGFVLGYMFKSMSEMKRIIREGMK; translated from the coding sequence ATGGAGAGGAACATTACTCCCGAGGATGTTACGATCCTCATTCCCACGAAGAACGAGGAAGAGGGAATAGGCTGGGTCATAGAGGAGTTTAAGAAGCTCGGGTATAACAATATTCTCGTCATCGATGGGCACAGCACGGATAGGACTAGGGAGATCGCAAAAGAAAAGGGTGCAAAAGTGGTTCTTCAAACGGGAAAGGGAAAGGGCCAAGCCGTTGCCGAAGCCTTCAAGCTCATAGACAGTGAAGTCGTTGTTCTAATAGATGGAGATGGGACTTACGATCCTAAGGATGTTGAAAAGATGCTTGAACCAATAAGGAGGGGAATTGCGGAGCATGTCATTGGAAATAGGCTAGAAAACTTTGAAGATGGAGCATTTACCAGACTAAACTTGATAGGAAACAAGATATTCAATGCTTTGTTTAGGTTTCTGTACGGCGTTCCGGTTTATGACATGCTGAGCGGTTATAGGGCATTCACAAAGGAATTGTACAAGAGCGTTGAGCTGAAGAAGCACGGCTTTGAAGTTGAGACAGAGCTCACCGTTGAGACGGTTGCAAAGGGTTTTAGGATCGCTGAGGTTCCGATAAACTATTACAAGAGGAAAGGAAAGGCCAATCTGCATCCGATTAAGGACGGCTGGAGGATCGGAAAAGCCATAATCGAGCTCCTCGTTAGGTACAATCCAGCGAAGTACTTGTATTTCCTAGGTGGGCTATTCTTGCTACTAGGGTTGATTACTGGAGTGTATGTAGTTTATGAATGGTTCCATCATGTTTCTCATGATCTACTTGCAATAGTTGTTGCTATCCTTGTGCTTGGAGGGGTTCAGTTTATAGCTGTGGGATTTGTGCTTGGTTACATGTTTAAGAGTATGAGTGAAATGAAAAGGATAATAAGAGAGGGAATGAAGTAA